One part of the Alosa alosa isolate M-15738 ecotype Scorff River chromosome 4, AALO_Geno_1.1, whole genome shotgun sequence genome encodes these proteins:
- the LOC125293027 gene encoding beta-1,4-galactosyltransferase 5-like, producing MVALAEVERRLLVRAHHFSLEGHWSPRDCAPRWRVAIVIPFRNRHEHLPILLNHLVPMLQSQRLQFGLYVVEQYHHYTVKLDKYYYMLLYEEFFGGVSGLTVDQFYRPNGFANGFWGWGGEDDDMWNRVHNAGYSVSRPQGDVGHYTSIPHHHHGEVQFLGRYSLLRKSKEMQVVDGLNNLHYSPLVVRRPLYTNITVQ from the exons ATGGTTGCATTGGCGGAGGTGGAGAGGCGTCTGCTGGTTAGAGCTCATCACTTTAGCCTTGAAGGACACTGGAGCCCTAGAGACTGTGCTCCACGCTGGAGG GTTGCCATTGTGATTCCCTTCAGAAACCGACATGAACATCTTCCCATCCTCCTTAACCACCTGGTCCCCATGCTGCAGAGCCAGAGGCTGCAGTTCGGCCTCTACGTTGTTGAACAG TATCATCACTACACTGTGAAGCTAGACAAGTATTATTATAT GCTTCTATACGAGGAGTTTTTTGGGGGAGTGAGTGGTCTAACAGTGGATCAGTTCTACAGACCTAACGGCTTTGCTAACGGTTTCTGGGGCTGGGGGGGCGAGGATGATGACATGTGGAACAG GGTACACAATGCTGGTTACTCAGTGAGCCGTCCTCAAGGGGATGTTGGTCATTACACGTCCATCCCTCACCATCACCATGGGGAGGTGCAGTTTCTCGGCAG ATACTCTCTACTCAGGAAATCTAAGGAGATGCAGGTGGTGGATGGCCTAAACAACTTGCACTACTCCCCTCTAGTGGTGCGAAGGCCTCTGTACACTAACATTACAGTACAGTGA